Part of the Prosthecobacter sp. genome, TGGCCAAGCTTTGTAAAAATATTCACCGCACATTGGGCATACGTGAGAGCCTCAGACTTGCGGCCTTGACGAGCAAGGGCTAGGGCGAGGCGGGCGCTATCTGTGGCGATCAGTTCCAAGCGACCAACTTTTTCTGCCAAGGTCAGGGCCTCACGAGCCAAGGTTTCTGCGCCAATCCAATCCTCGCGAACTAGTGCCAATTCGGCCAGATTGCCGGTGTAAGTAACGATGCCTTCAGGATGTTTGATGGCTCGGGCGATGCTCAAAGCTTCACTGTAGTCGCGCTCTGCAGAGGAGAAATCACCGGAATGTTGCTCGGCCCCAGCGAGCCAGTTCAGTTCGGCAGCGATATCGATAAACTCACCGCCCGAGGCTTTACGAAGCTCTACGGATTCACGATGAGCCACGATGGCCGCTGAGTAATTCTTCGCCAAACAGTGTCCACAGCCGCGCAATTGAATGGCAGCGGCCTGCTCATAGACACCGGCGGGAGCTTTAAGCCAGTAGGCCGCAGCGCGGTCGGCGCAGATGAGCACTTCTGCGGGCTCGCCGCGCAAGTGATGGATAGAGCCGGTATCATAAGCCCTCCAACCGGCCTTCAAAAAATCCGCCGCCGCTACAGCTCTGACTTCGGCGTCATGTGTAAGAGAGAACCAGTCATCCCAATGGCCCTTAAAATTGAAAAAGCCATGGAGCGCATCACAAACGATCTGAAGTCGATCATTCGGCCCGGCGAGAAATAGCCGCAAGGCGGGTGCAATGATTGACCAAGTCGCATCGAGTGCCTCAAAGTGACCGTTATCGCGACCGCCATTCTTGACAATGAGCGCATAGGAATGCTGCTCCAAACGGCTGCCGATTTCATTCACAACTTCGGGTCGGGACTTGCGTAAGAAGTCAGCAACCATCGGCACAAGAGTATATTCTTTCCCCTCCGGGTCGGAAACGACAAGGGAGCGGTTGGTAAGGAGTTTGAGGCGTCGATGTGCGTGCTCCAAAACTACGCCGCTGATCTCCGCAACCACCTTTACAGGAATGGATTGGCTGGGAAACGTGAGGGAGGCTAGAATCTTAACGTCTGCACCAGTGAGGCTAGATAGCAGATCGCCGAAAACAAAACTCAAGGCGTCATTTCCATCTGGACAACTACGAAGGTGGGCAAGTGCATCAGCAAGGCAGGTGCAGTGGCCGCTACCGACCTGACCAGCCACCCAACGCATCAGAAGCGGTCTTCCGCCGGTCTTCTCATAAAGATTAATGCGCTCTTCCTTGGTGGATTGTGCGAACGATTTGTTGTGTTTAGCGATCTCGTCGAAGAGCTTTAGCGCAGAGACTTGATCCAGTTCATGCAGTTTGATGGCCTGCAGTTTGTTCCCGAAAAATATGCGAC contains:
- a CDS encoding TIR domain-containing protein, which codes for MASDSSSPASYDFFISYTGVDQAWAEWIAWHLEAVGYTTIIQAWDFKAGGVFPADMHHALQQSARVLCVLSPEYMLSDYCEAEWLSAFKSDPVGKLGRLVLVRVVDCKPSGLLDGRTYIDLVGKQADAAISILLERLKAARAKPASPPHPPSISKPIATPPIFPGTPTNNLPSLQPFFGREKEIADIRAAIAPDSHTWGTLIDGEGGMGKTSLAVSVAYNFPATQFKKIIFVSVKQREMDDHKERKLDGFALSTWLEMLNIIAHELGQNDITKSPENERAKLVKEALRGQQVFLVLDNLETLSEAEQDQLFTFLEYLPSGCKAILTSRIFFGNKLQAIKLHELDQVSALKLFDEIAKHNKSFAQSTKEERINLYEKTGGRPLLMRWVAGQVGSGHCTCLADALAHLRSCPDGNDALSFVFGDLLSSLTGADVKILASLTFPSQSIPVKVVAEISGVVLEHAHRRLKLLTNRSLVVSDPEGKEYTLVPMVADFLRKSRPEVVNEIGSRLEQHSYALIVKNGGRDNGHFEALDATWSIIAPALRLFLAGPNDRLQIVCDALHGFFNFKGHWDDWFSLTHDAEVRAVAAADFLKAGWRAYDTGSIHHLRGEPAEVLICADRAAAYWLKAPAGVYEQAAAIQLRGCGHCLAKNYSAAIVAHRESVELRKASGGEFIDIAAELNWLAGAEQHSGDFSSAERDYSEALSIARAIKHPEGIVTYTGNLAELALVREDWIGAETLAREALTLAEKVGRLELIATDSARLALALARQGRKSEALTYAQCAVNIFTKLGHSAFVAAQEVLRECEAAV